The following coding sequences are from one Fibrobacter sp. UWT2 window:
- a CDS encoding aspartate-semialdehyde dehydrogenase, which yields MIRNVAIMGATGAVGQEILSILEERNFPLQSLKLLASERSAGKEFKFKGETLKCEVLNKDSFKGVDLVLSSAGAAISQEFAPIAVENGAVVVDNTSFFRMDPKVPLVVPEVNPEDIKLYKAENGGKGIIANPNCTTIMMVVVLNPIEKISHIKKIHISSYQSASGAGAIAMEELKQQYKDILETGTTTHISKFPFQLAYNVIPQIDKMTENDYTKEEMKMFNETRKIMHSDVRTSATCVRVSSLRSHSESVWFETERPVSVEEIRNALKNAPGVTLKDDPQNYVYPMPLESAGKDNVFVGRIRKDLADENSNTLWLTGDQIRKGAALNAVQIGEILAKGV from the coding sequence ATGATTCGCAACGTAGCCATTATGGGCGCAACCGGCGCCGTAGGCCAAGAAATCCTCTCCATCCTCGAAGAACGCAACTTCCCGCTGCAGAGCCTGAAGCTCCTCGCTTCTGAACGCAGTGCCGGTAAGGAATTCAAGTTCAAGGGCGAAACCCTCAAGTGCGAAGTTCTGAACAAGGATTCTTTCAAGGGCGTTGACCTGGTGCTCAGCTCCGCTGGCGCAGCTATTTCTCAGGAATTTGCCCCGATCGCCGTCGAAAACGGCGCCGTGGTTGTCGACAACACGAGCTTCTTCCGCATGGACCCGAAGGTCCCGCTGGTCGTGCCTGAAGTGAACCCCGAAGACATCAAGCTCTACAAGGCTGAAAACGGCGGTAAGGGCATCATCGCCAACCCGAACTGCACGACCATCATGATGGTTGTGGTGCTGAACCCGATCGAAAAGATTTCCCACATCAAGAAGATCCACATTTCTTCTTACCAGAGTGCAAGTGGCGCAGGTGCCATTGCTATGGAAGAACTCAAGCAACAGTACAAGGACATCCTCGAAACCGGTACGACGACGCACATCAGCAAGTTCCCCTTCCAGCTCGCCTACAACGTGATTCCGCAGATCGACAAGATGACGGAAAACGACTACACGAAGGAAGAAATGAAGATGTTCAACGAAACTCGCAAGATTATGCATTCTGACGTTCGTACGAGCGCCACCTGCGTGCGCGTGAGCTCTCTCCGTTCTCACTCCGAATCCGTGTGGTTCGAAACCGAACGTCCGGTTTCTGTCGAAGAAATCCGCAACGCTCTCAAGAACGCTCCGGGCGTGACCCTCAAGGACGATCCGCAGAACTATGTGTACCCGATGCCGCTCGAAAGCGCCGGCAAGGACAACGTGTTCGTAGGCCGTATCCGCAAGGACCTCGCCGATGAAAACAGCAACACGCTGTGGCTCACCGGTGACCAGATCCGCAAGGGCGCTGCTCTCAACGCCGTGCAGATCGGTGAGATTCTCGCTAAGGGTGTGTAA
- a CDS encoding single-stranded DNA-binding protein produces MAYLNKVMLIGNIGKDPVISASAAGRKRVSFSLATSRRYRDNNGEQKEQTDWHNIVGWGKIADTMETLGVHKGMTLYVEGSLTNRSWTDQTTGQKRYSTEVNLDTFQLLTPRGQNGGNFQSGNTYNQSNNYSQASAPAYDAPAPEGGDDDLPF; encoded by the coding sequence ATGGCTTATCTCAATAAAGTGATGCTTATCGGCAATATCGGCAAGGACCCCGTCATTAGTGCAAGCGCAGCAGGTCGCAAGCGCGTATCGTTCTCCTTGGCCACTAGCCGTCGCTACCGTGACAATAATGGTGAACAGAAGGAACAGACCGACTGGCACAACATCGTAGGTTGGGGCAAAATTGCCGACACCATGGAAACCCTCGGCGTTCACAAGGGCATGACCCTTTATGTGGAAGGCTCCCTCACCAACCGCAGCTGGACCGACCAGACGACCGGTCAGAAGCGTTACAGCACCGAAGTCAACCTGGACACCTTCCAGCTTTTGACTCCGCGCGGACAGAACGGTGGCAATTTCCAGAGTGGCAACACCTACAACCAGTCCAACAACTATAGCCAGGCAAGCGCACCCGCTTACGATGCTCCGGCACCGGAAGGCGGAGACGACGACCTGCCCTTCTAA
- a CDS encoding exo-beta-N-acetylmuramidase NamZ domain-containing protein, which translates to MVSLALSRFEKVFPANLKGKRLGAVLHPASVLPDLHYTLDLLKEFDGKLFKLSALFGPQHGIKGHTQDNMIEWEGYTDPELGIPVYSLYGEHREPTAEMLSHVDVMLVDLQDVGARYYTFIWTLFLCMKACEKAGIPVVVVDRPNPINCIDEEGPVLDLNYTSFVGLHSIRTRHAKTIGELAVQFKEERFPKCELYVLGMEGYDKKMWYDQTGLPWILPSPNMPTLDTAIVYPGMCLFEATNVSEGRGTTRPFEIFGAPFIDAVKLCKYMNGLKLPGVYFRENYFQPTFHKGAGQICGGAQIHVLDRDKFRSFDMAVKLLQYIFNEYPKDFAWKQPPYEYEFKKLPIDILLGNGTFRKEFIESSI; encoded by the coding sequence ATGGTATCACTCGCACTTTCACGTTTTGAAAAAGTTTTTCCTGCAAATCTCAAAGGTAAGCGCCTTGGCGCGGTTTTGCACCCTGCATCGGTTCTCCCGGATTTGCATTATACCCTCGATCTTTTGAAAGAATTCGATGGCAAATTGTTCAAGCTTTCGGCTCTTTTTGGCCCCCAGCATGGTATCAAGGGACATACCCAAGACAACATGATTGAATGGGAAGGTTATACCGACCCCGAACTGGGCATTCCCGTCTATAGCCTTTACGGCGAACACCGCGAACCCACTGCCGAAATGCTCAGTCATGTAGATGTAATGCTCGTTGACTTGCAAGACGTGGGCGCTCGCTACTATACCTTTATTTGGACACTGTTCCTTTGTATGAAAGCCTGTGAAAAGGCCGGCATCCCGGTGGTTGTCGTGGATCGTCCGAACCCCATCAACTGTATCGACGAAGAAGGCCCGGTTCTTGACCTGAATTACACGAGCTTCGTGGGACTTCATAGCATCCGTACACGCCATGCAAAGACTATCGGCGAATTGGCGGTACAGTTCAAGGAAGAACGTTTCCCCAAGTGCGAACTCTACGTGCTCGGTATGGAAGGCTACGACAAAAAAATGTGGTACGACCAGACGGGTCTCCCGTGGATTTTGCCGAGCCCGAACATGCCGACTCTCGATACCGCTATCGTTTATCCGGGAATGTGCCTGTTCGAGGCCACCAACGTGAGCGAAGGCCGCGGTACCACGCGTCCGTTCGAAATTTTCGGCGCTCCGTTTATCGATGCCGTCAAGCTTTGCAAGTACATGAATGGCCTTAAGCTTCCGGGCGTGTATTTCCGCGAAAACTACTTCCAGCCCACTTTCCACAAGGGTGCTGGCCAAATCTGTGGCGGTGCGCAGATTCATGTGCTCGACCGCGACAAGTTCCGCAGTTTTGATATGGCGGTAAAGCTGTTGCAGTACATTTTCAACGAATATCCGAAGGATTTCGCCTGGAAACAGCCGCCTTACGAATACGAATTCAAGAAGTTGCCTATCGACATTCTTCTCGGTAATGGCACGTTCCGTAAGGAATTTATCGAAAGTAGCATTTAA
- a CDS encoding superoxide dismutase: MIQQANGKFEMPALPYAAGDLAPVLSQETIEFHYGKHLQTYLNNLNAALPGSAFEGKSIAEIVTKAEGGVFNNAGQFLNHYMYFMQFKAPSAGNIPTGKIADAIARDFGSFEKFQEEFQAKGAGLFGSGWVWLSVDASGKLVITQEGNAQNPLTKGLKPLLTFDVWEHAYYIDYRNRRPDYLKGLWQIVDWNVINNRLG; this comes from the coding sequence ATGATTCAACAAGCTAACGGAAAATTTGAAATGCCGGCACTCCCGTATGCAGCGGGGGATCTTGCTCCGGTTCTCAGCCAGGAAACCATCGAGTTCCATTATGGCAAGCATCTGCAGACATATCTCAACAACCTGAACGCAGCCCTTCCGGGTAGCGCATTCGAAGGCAAGTCCATTGCCGAAATCGTTACCAAGGCCGAAGGTGGCGTGTTCAATAATGCAGGCCAGTTCCTGAATCACTACATGTATTTCATGCAGTTCAAGGCTCCTTCTGCAGGCAACATTCCGACGGGCAAAATTGCAGACGCCATCGCTCGCGACTTTGGCTCCTTCGAAAAGTTCCAGGAAGAATTCCAGGCGAAGGGCGCGGGCCTCTTCGGTTCCGGCTGGGTGTGGCTCTCTGTCGATGCTTCGGGCAAGCTCGTGATTACGCAGGAAGGCAACGCCCAGAACCCGCTTACCAAGGGTCTCAAGCCGCTCCTCACGTTTGATGTGTGGGAACATGCCTACTACATCGACTACCGCAACCGCCGTCCGGACTACCTCAAGGGACTCTGGCAGATTGTGGACTGGAACGTCATCAATAACCGCTTGGGATAG